A window of the Butyricimonas virosa genome harbors these coding sequences:
- the traN gene encoding conjugative transposon protein TraN, translating to MKIIKTICTGIAAVFSILPTFAQQTYEELEQLTVNEQVTTVITASEPIRFVDISTDKVVGDQPINNTIRLKPKETGHEDGEVLAIVTIVTERYRTQYALLYTTRMQEAVTDKEIEFRERNAYNNPAVSMSVSDMSRYARRIWNSPAKYRNVINREHRMNMRLNNIYAVGDYFFIDFSIENKTNIRFDIDEIRLKLADKKVTKATNAQIIELTPALVLEQAKSFRHGYRNVIVVKKMTFPNDKVLTIEMTEKQISGRNIRLNIDYEDVLSADSFNAVLLEEE from the coding sequence ATGAAAATCATCAAAACTATCTGTACCGGAATTGCGGCAGTGTTCTCGATTCTGCCGACTTTCGCCCAGCAGACCTACGAGGAATTGGAGCAGCTGACCGTCAACGAGCAGGTGACGACCGTCATCACCGCTTCCGAGCCCATCCGTTTCGTGGATATTTCCACGGACAAGGTGGTTGGAGACCAGCCTATAAACAACACCATTCGTCTGAAGCCCAAAGAGACCGGACATGAAGACGGAGAAGTGCTTGCCATCGTCACCATTGTCACGGAACGCTACCGCACCCAGTATGCGTTGCTTTATACCACAAGAATGCAGGAAGCCGTAACGGACAAGGAGATAGAGTTCCGGGAACGGAATGCCTACAACAATCCGGCAGTCAGCATGTCGGTATCGGACATGAGCCGTTATGCCAGACGGATATGGAACTCTCCTGCAAAATACCGGAATGTGATCAACAGGGAACACCGCATGAATATGAGACTAAACAACATCTATGCGGTCGGAGATTACTTTTTTATTGACTTCTCCATTGAGAACAAGACAAACATCCGTTTTGACATTGACGAGATCCGGTTAAAACTCGCTGACAAGAAAGTTACCAAAGCGACAAATGCCCAAATCATAGAATTGACTCCGGCATTGGTTCTTGAACAGGCGAAATCATTCCGTCACGGCTATCGCAATGTGATTGTGGTCAAGAAGATGACCTTCCCCAACGACAAGGTACTTACCATTGAGATGACAGAGAAACAGATAAGCGGCAGGAACATACGTCTGAATATCGACTATGAGGATGTGCTTTCAGCCGATTCGTTTAATGCCGTATTGTTAGAGGAGGAATGA
- a CDS encoding DUF5045 domain-containing protein yields MKWILTTVMMMAVTIGAKAQYVTYNHDSSKMNQITVGETGAGALKPELYYTLLHNKYKKTAAVKNKLAFRTTAGVASYQQVDEAEAIDSALTSRAKIEALNVADRQVDLAWLAEKDKVESQMRQFQKNIDRILLTGGSPKEKERWSDYYQVYQCAIKATKDAYMPNAERKRQYLQIYADVSKQNDVLVKYLVQLSNRNATKNLLSASNNRSIDKRSIISNAMSRWNESRSAVRGSQGDGGSGDGDGNESVNR; encoded by the coding sequence ATGAAATGGATATTGACAACAGTAATGATGATGGCTGTGACAATCGGAGCGAAAGCCCAATATGTCACTTACAACCACGATTCGTCCAAGATGAATCAGATTACAGTGGGAGAAACCGGAGCCGGTGCGCTCAAACCTGAACTTTATTACACGTTGCTGCACAACAAATACAAGAAAACGGCAGCAGTAAAGAACAAGCTCGCATTCCGCACGACGGCAGGTGTGGCATCCTATCAACAGGTGGACGAGGCGGAAGCCATTGACTCCGCACTGACCAGCCGGGCCAAGATTGAAGCCTTGAATGTGGCAGACCGACAGGTGGATCTTGCCTGGCTTGCGGAAAAGGACAAGGTAGAATCCCAGATGCGGCAGTTTCAGAAGAACATAGACCGCATATTGCTGACAGGCGGCTCACCAAAAGAGAAAGAACGTTGGAGCGACTACTACCAGGTATATCAATGCGCCATCAAAGCGACAAAGGATGCCTATATGCCCAATGCAGAGCGGAAGCGACAATATCTGCAAATCTATGCCGATGTCTCCAAGCAGAATGATGTGCTGGTCAAATATCTCGTTCAGTTGAGCAACCGCAATGCCACTAAAAATCTCCTTTCGGCAAGCAACAACCGCTCGATAGACAAGAGAAGCATCATCAGTAATGCCATGAGCCGCTGGAATGAATCCCGGTCAGCAGTACGAGGGTCGCAAGGCGATGGCGGAAGCGGTGACGGAGACGGTAATGAAAGTGTGAACAGATAA
- the traK gene encoding conjugative transposon protein TraK: protein MVIKNLENKIKLVGIICSLFLAGCIIISVGSIWTARTMVADAQQKVYVLDGNVPILVNRTTMEETLDVEAKSHVEMFHHFFFTLPPDDKYIHYTMNKAMYLVDETGLAQYNTLKEKGFYSNILGTSAVFSIYCDSIAFDKGKMEFTYYGRQRIERRSNILMRELVTAGQLKRVPRTENNPHGLLIVNWRTLLNKDIEQKTKTTY from the coding sequence ATGGTTATCAAGAATCTGGAAAATAAAATCAAACTGGTCGGCATCATCTGTTCGCTCTTCCTTGCCGGCTGCATCATCATCAGTGTGGGCAGTATATGGACGGCAAGGACGATGGTGGCAGATGCACAACAGAAAGTATATGTATTGGACGGCAACGTGCCCATACTGGTCAATCGCACCACCATGGAAGAAACCCTCGATGTGGAAGCCAAGAGCCATGTGGAGATGTTCCACCACTTCTTCTTTACGCTTCCGCCGGATGACAAATACATCCATTACACGATGAACAAGGCGATGTATTTAGTGGACGAAACAGGTTTGGCACAGTACAACACGCTCAAGGAGAAAGGATTTTACTCCAACATCTTAGGAACGAGTGCCGTCTTTTCAATCTATTGCGACAGCATTGCCTTTGACAAGGGAAAAATGGAGTTCACCTACTATGGCCGTCAGCGTATCGAGCGAAGGAGCAATATCCTGATGCGTGAATTAGTGACGGCAGGACAGCTCAAACGAGTGCCCCGAACAGAGAACAATCCGCATGGGCTGTTGATCGTGAACTGGCGCACCCTTCTCAATAAAGACATCGAACAGAAAACGAAAACAACTTATTAA
- a CDS encoding type IV secretory system conjugative DNA transfer family protein, translating to MEESKELQGFYKIFRSVIYISILMEFFEYAIDPAMLDHWGGILCDIHGRIKRWVIYNDGNLAYSKLATFLLICITCIGTRNKKKLEFNGRKQVLYPIIAGIGLIVLSVWLYGYPMETRLYSLRLNIWLYMIASVVGVILVHIALDNISKFLKEGLLKDRFNFENESFEQCRELQENKYSVNIPMRYYYKGKFRKGWVNINNPFRGTWVVGTPGSGKTFSIIEPFIRQHSAKGFALVVYDYKFPTLATKLYYHYKKNQKLGKLPKGCKFNIINFVDVEYSRRVNPIQLKYINNLAAASETAETLLESLQKGKKEGGGGSDQFFQTSAVNFLAACIYFFCNWGKEPYDKDGNMLTAEKVQDKQTKRMITTGRVFNSAGEEVEPAYWLGKYSDMPHILSFLNESYQTIFEVLETDNEVAPLLGPFQTALKNKAMEQLEGMIGTLRVYTSRLATKESYWIFHKDGDDFDLKVSDPKNPSYLLIANDPEMESIIGALNALILNRLVTRVNTGQGKNIPVSIIVDELPTLYFHKIDRLIGTARSNKVSVALGFQELPQLEADYGKVGMQKIITTVGNVVSGSARSKETLEWLSSDIFGKVVQLKKGVTIDRDKTSINLNENMDSLVPASKISDMPTGWICGQTARDFVQTKTGSGGSMNIQESEEFKTSKFYCKTDFDMNEIKKEEAGYVPLPKFYTFKSRDERERILYKNFVQVGEDVKEMIQEIQKYKVK from the coding sequence ATGGAAGAAAGTAAAGAATTACAAGGCTTTTACAAGATATTCCGCTCGGTCATCTATATCTCCATCCTGATGGAGTTCTTCGAGTATGCCATCGACCCTGCCATGCTTGACCATTGGGGAGGTATCCTCTGCGACATACACGGACGCATCAAACGGTGGGTGATATACAATGACGGAAATCTTGCGTACAGCAAACTTGCCACGTTCCTGCTTATCTGCATCACCTGTATAGGCACGAGGAACAAGAAAAAACTGGAGTTCAATGGCCGCAAGCAAGTCCTCTATCCTATCATAGCAGGTATAGGGCTGATTGTGCTGTCCGTATGGCTGTACGGTTATCCGATGGAAACAAGGCTTTATTCCTTGCGCCTGAACATCTGGCTCTATATGATTGCCTCCGTGGTCGGCGTGATACTGGTTCACATCGCCCTTGACAATATCTCCAAATTCCTCAAAGAGGGTTTGCTCAAAGACCGCTTCAACTTTGAAAATGAAAGTTTCGAGCAATGCCGGGAGTTACAGGAAAACAAATACTCGGTCAATATCCCCATGCGCTATTATTACAAAGGCAAGTTCCGTAAAGGTTGGGTGAACATCAACAACCCTTTCCGAGGCACTTGGGTAGTCGGCACACCGGGCAGTGGTAAGACTTTTTCCATCATCGAGCCGTTTATCCGGCAGCACTCCGCAAAGGGCTTTGCCTTAGTAGTTTACGACTACAAATTTCCGACATTGGCTACCAAATTGTACTATCATTACAAGAAGAACCAGAAGCTCGGAAAGCTGCCCAAGGGGTGCAAATTCAACATCATCAACTTCGTGGATGTGGAATACAGCCGCAGGGTAAATCCTATCCAGTTGAAATACATCAACAACCTTGCTGCCGCATCCGAAACCGCAGAAACCCTGCTTGAGTCCTTGCAGAAAGGCAAGAAAGAAGGAGGCGGAGGCAGCGACCAGTTCTTCCAGACCTCCGCTGTCAACTTCCTGGCAGCCTGTATCTATTTCTTCTGCAACTGGGGGAAAGAACCCTACGACAAGGACGGTAATATGCTCACGGCGGAAAAGGTACAGGACAAACAGACCAAACGGATGATCACCACCGGGCGTGTATTCAATTCCGCTGGCGAGGAAGTGGAGCCGGCTTATTGGTTAGGCAAATATTCCGATATGCCACATATCCTTTCGTTCCTTAACGAGAGCTATCAGACCATCTTTGAGGTGTTGGAGACCGACAATGAGGTGGCACCGTTGCTCGGTCCGTTTCAGACCGCCCTGAAAAACAAGGCAATGGAACAGTTGGAAGGTATGATCGGTACGTTGCGTGTCTATACCTCGCGTCTGGCGACCAAGGAGAGCTATTGGATATTCCACAAGGACGGTGATGACTTCGATTTGAAAGTCTCTGACCCCAAGAATCCCTCTTACCTATTGATTGCCAATGACCCGGAAATGGAGAGCATCATCGGTGCGCTGAACGCCCTTATCCTCAATCGTCTTGTTACAAGGGTAAATACCGGACAGGGCAAGAATATCCCGGTAAGCATCATCGTGGATGAGTTGCCTACCCTGTATTTCCACAAGATAGACCGCCTTATCGGTACGGCACGAAGCAATAAGGTATCGGTGGCGTTGGGATTTCAGGAGTTGCCGCAGCTCGAAGCGGACTATGGCAAAGTAGGTATGCAGAAGATTATCACTACTGTCGGCAATGTAGTCAGCGGTTCTGCCCGTTCCAAAGAGACCTTGGAATGGTTGTCATCCGACATCTTCGGTAAGGTGGTACAGCTCAAAAAAGGCGTGACCATTGACCGGGACAAAACCTCCATCAACCTCAATGAGAATATGGACAGCCTTGTTCCGGCATCCAAAATCTCCGATATGCCTACCGGCTGGATATGCGGTCAGACGGCACGTGACTTCGTGCAGACGAAGACCGGAAGCGGTGGCAGTATGAATATCCAGGAAAGCGAAGAATTCAAGACATCCAAATTCTACTGCAAGACAGATTTTGACATGAATGAGATAAAAAAGGAAGAAGCCGGATATGTTCCTCTCCCTAAGTTCTACACCTTCAAATCAAGGGATGAACGGGAGCGTATCCTTTATAAAAACTTTGTGCAGGTCGGCGAAGATGTCAAGGAGATGATTCAGGAGATACAGAAGTATAAGGTAAAATAA
- the traM gene encoding conjugative transposon protein TraM, translating to MKNIFEKINFKQPKYMLPVILYIPLLAASYFIFDLFNTGKAEIPDKSLQTTEFLNPDLPDATIKGGDGIGSKYENMAKSWGKIADYTAVDNIEREEPDDDKEKYESQYSQDEVALLGELEQQKALAAEAAEAGTREQEALKELERALAEARLKAQEQVAPIMEDSLEEQTDTPVAVSGTIEEDSRAVSAPSDTEKPGEMIKKVKVPSDYFNTIAHNEHEPNLIKAIIDENVKAVEGSRVRLRLLDDVEINETVVKSGSYLYAIMSGFSSQRVKGTISSVLVNDEIIKVSLSLYDTDGLEGLYVPSSSFRETAKDVASGAFNSNMSMNTGGNGNSLTQWGMQAIQDAYQKTSNAISKNIKKNKVNLKYGTFVYIINSQEKK from the coding sequence ATGAAGAATATATTTGAGAAAATCAATTTCAAGCAGCCGAAGTATATGCTTCCTGTCATTCTGTACATACCGTTGCTGGCCGCCTCGTATTTCATTTTCGACCTGTTCAATACGGGAAAAGCGGAGATACCCGACAAAAGCCTCCAGACAACGGAGTTCCTGAATCCCGACCTGCCCGATGCCACGATTAAGGGCGGAGACGGAATCGGAAGCAAATATGAGAATATGGCAAAATCGTGGGGAAAGATAGCCGATTACACGGCGGTTGACAATATAGAACGAGAAGAACCCGATGATGACAAAGAAAAATACGAATCGCAGTACAGCCAGGACGAAGTCGCCCTCTTGGGCGAACTGGAACAGCAGAAAGCGTTGGCCGCAGAAGCAGCCGAAGCCGGAACGAGAGAACAGGAAGCCCTCAAAGAGTTGGAACGTGCCCTTGCCGAAGCAAGGCTGAAAGCGCAGGAGCAGGTTGCTCCGATTATGGAAGACAGCCTTGAAGAGCAAACCGACACCCCTGTTGCCGTCAGCGGAACCATCGAGGAAGACAGCCGTGCCGTAAGTGCGCCATCCGATACCGAGAAGCCGGGTGAAATGATCAAGAAGGTCAAAGTACCTTCCGATTATTTCAACACCATTGCCCACAACGAACACGAGCCGAACCTTATCAAGGCAATCATTGACGAAAATGTCAAAGCCGTGGAAGGCAGCCGTGTAAGACTTCGTCTGTTGGATGATGTGGAGATAAACGAGACGGTGGTCAAAAGCGGTTCCTACCTCTATGCCATCATGAGCGGTTTTTCCTCGCAAAGGGTAAAAGGGACTATCAGCAGTGTGCTTGTGAACGATGAAATCATCAAGGTCAGCCTTTCCCTTTACGACACCGACGGACTGGAGGGATTGTATGTGCCGTCCAGTTCCTTCCGGGAGACCGCAAAGGATGTGGCCAGCGGAGCGTTCAACAGCAATATGAGCATGAACACCGGTGGTAACGGGAACAGTCTGACCCAATGGGGTATGCAGGCTATTCAGGATGCCTACCAGAAGACCAGCAACGCCATCAGCAAGAACATCAAGAAAAACAAGGTCAATCTGAAATACGGCACGTTTGTCTATATCATCAACAGCCAGGAGAAAAAATAA